One region of Streptomyces davaonensis JCM 4913 genomic DNA includes:
- a CDS encoding glycosyltransferase family 87 protein: METTGARWSLAGLLGLWAVTRVALLLFVFKVYVFPGPDVTSDVSAIYQGWYEVLRTGTFPQEDVTWQYPPAAALAILSPALLFWLDYASAFFVLAFTADLAVLLLLHYAGPRPGHSLRGAWVWTVGVPLLGPTVYARYDVMVTAVAVAALLAGARHPRVMGALTAFGALLKVWPVLLLVAARRRSAWVSAIVTAALLAGLFGLAMPGAFAFLTFQRDRGTEVESLGALVFHVARHFGWDGQVLLNYGSVEFLGPYVDVVSTAALALTGLAFGWLLLWRFRAKRFLPHTLADAAFVAVLMFTTTSRVISPQYLVWLIGLAAVCACFRGSRMGWPVALVLLASLVTVLEFPVWFAHVVASDTLGITLLFLRNGLLVLATLLAARVLWRGTVSAAAPAPLPAQAARTRETPLPS, encoded by the coding sequence GTGGAGACGACGGGCGCACGGTGGTCCCTCGCGGGCCTGCTCGGGCTCTGGGCCGTGACCAGGGTGGCGCTGCTGCTCTTCGTGTTCAAGGTGTACGTCTTCCCCGGCCCGGACGTCACCAGCGACGTGTCCGCGATCTACCAGGGCTGGTACGAGGTGCTGCGCACCGGAACGTTCCCGCAGGAGGACGTCACCTGGCAGTACCCGCCCGCGGCCGCGCTCGCGATCCTCTCCCCCGCGCTGCTGTTCTGGCTCGACTACGCCTCCGCCTTCTTCGTCCTGGCCTTCACCGCCGACCTGGCCGTCCTGCTCCTCCTCCACTACGCGGGCCCCCGCCCCGGCCACAGCCTGCGCGGGGCCTGGGTGTGGACGGTGGGCGTGCCGCTGCTCGGGCCGACCGTGTACGCCCGGTACGACGTGATGGTGACCGCGGTGGCGGTGGCCGCGCTGCTCGCGGGCGCCCGGCATCCCCGGGTGATGGGCGCGCTGACGGCGTTCGGGGCGCTGCTGAAGGTGTGGCCGGTGCTGCTGCTGGTGGCCGCCCGCCGCCGTTCGGCCTGGGTGTCGGCGATCGTGACGGCGGCTCTGCTGGCGGGCCTGTTCGGGCTGGCGATGCCGGGCGCGTTCGCGTTCCTGACCTTCCAGCGGGACCGCGGCACCGAGGTGGAGTCGCTGGGCGCCCTGGTCTTCCATGTGGCCCGGCACTTCGGCTGGGACGGACAGGTGCTGCTGAACTACGGCTCGGTGGAATTCCTCGGCCCGTACGTGGACGTGGTCAGTACGGCCGCGCTGGCGCTGACCGGGCTGGCCTTCGGCTGGCTGCTGCTGTGGCGGTTCCGGGCGAAGCGGTTCCTGCCGCACACGCTCGCCGACGCGGCGTTCGTGGCGGTGCTGATGTTCACCACGACCAGCCGGGTGATCAGCCCGCAGTACCTGGTGTGGCTGATCGGCCTGGCGGCGGTCTGCGCGTGCTTCCGGGGCAGCCGGATGGGATGGCCGGTCGCTCTGGTGCTGTTGGCCTCGCTGGTGACGGTGCTGGAGTTCCCGGTCTGGTTCGCGCACGTGGTGGCCAGCGACACCCTCGGGATCACCCTCCTCTTCCTCCGCAACGGCCTGCTGGTCCTCGCCACGCTCCTGGCCGCCCGCGTCCTGTGGCGCGGCACGGTCTCCGCCGCCGCCCCCGCTCCGCTGCCCGCTCAGGCCGCCCGCACCAGGGAGACCCCGCTGCCCTCCTGA
- a CDS encoding GMC oxidoreductase, with product MQRQLTRRQILGMVALQTAAASGLTRIGLQSATAQEPAAVDNAPAIVVGSGYGSSVAALRLGQAGIRTIVIEMGRLWNSPGPDGKVFCSTAAPDHRSMWFRTRTEAPLATFLWLDVVNKDISAYPGVLDRVHFANMSVYVGRGVGGGSLVNGGMAVTPLKSYFSEQFPTVDADEMYSTYFPRARSMLGVNTVDPAWFESTEWYRFSRISRKHAANTGLKTTFVPNVYDFGHMQREAAGTATKSALAGEVVYGNNHGKRTLDKTYLAAALGTGNVTIHTLERVTAISRATDGTYQLTAQRIDDTGTAVETKQYACTYLFLGGGSLGTTELLLRARETGALPALDASVGTGWGTNGNVMLGRANHLWDTVGANQSTMPVLGIDDWANTANPVFAEIAPLPTGLEHWVSLYLAITKNPERASFSYSGGSGGSLALGWTAAQSAVSAAMAKKLFDRINRANATIYRYDLFGSPSRAFADDFTYHPLGGCVLGRATDNYGRVKGYSKLYVTDGSLVPGSIGVNPFVTITALAERTMARVLVEDTAP from the coding sequence ATGCAGCGTCAGCTGACGAGACGTCAAATCTTGGGCATGGTGGCACTCCAGACCGCCGCCGCGTCCGGTCTCACCCGCATCGGTCTCCAATCGGCGACGGCACAAGAACCCGCCGCCGTGGACAACGCCCCGGCGATCGTGGTCGGTTCCGGTTACGGATCTTCCGTGGCCGCGCTCCGCCTCGGTCAGGCGGGCATTCGCACCATCGTCATCGAAATGGGCCGCCTCTGGAACAGCCCCGGCCCCGACGGCAAGGTCTTCTGCTCCACCGCGGCCCCCGACCACCGCTCCATGTGGTTCCGCACCCGCACCGAAGCCCCCCTCGCCACCTTCCTGTGGCTGGACGTCGTCAACAAGGACATCAGCGCCTACCCGGGCGTCCTCGACCGCGTCCACTTCGCCAACATGTCGGTCTACGTCGGCCGCGGCGTCGGCGGCGGCTCCCTGGTCAACGGCGGAATGGCGGTCACCCCGCTCAAGTCGTACTTCTCCGAGCAGTTCCCCACCGTCGACGCGGACGAGATGTACTCCACGTACTTCCCCCGCGCCCGCTCCATGCTCGGCGTCAACACCGTGGACCCCGCCTGGTTCGAGTCCACGGAGTGGTACCGCTTCAGCCGGATCTCCCGCAAGCACGCCGCCAACACCGGGCTGAAGACCACCTTCGTGCCGAACGTCTACGACTTCGGCCACATGCAGCGCGAGGCGGCCGGCACGGCCACGAAGTCCGCGCTCGCCGGAGAGGTCGTCTACGGCAACAACCACGGCAAGCGCACCCTGGACAAGACCTACCTCGCCGCCGCCCTGGGCACCGGCAACGTCACCATCCACACCCTGGAGCGGGTCACCGCCATCAGCAGGGCCACAGACGGGACGTACCAGCTGACCGCCCAGCGCATCGACGACACCGGCACGGCCGTCGAGACCAAGCAGTACGCGTGCACGTACCTCTTCCTCGGCGGCGGCAGCCTCGGTACCACCGAACTCCTGCTGCGCGCCCGGGAGACGGGCGCCCTGCCCGCCCTCGACGCGAGCGTGGGCACCGGCTGGGGCACCAACGGCAATGTGATGCTCGGGCGGGCCAACCACCTGTGGGACACGGTCGGGGCGAACCAGTCGACCATGCCGGTGCTGGGCATCGACGACTGGGCCAACACCGCCAACCCCGTCTTCGCGGAGATCGCGCCGCTGCCGACGGGACTCGAACACTGGGTCAGCCTCTATCTGGCGATCACCAAGAACCCGGAGCGGGCGTCCTTCTCGTACTCGGGAGGCTCGGGCGGTTCGCTGGCGCTCGGCTGGACCGCGGCGCAGAGCGCGGTCTCGGCGGCCATGGCCAAGAAACTGTTCGACCGGATCAACCGGGCCAACGCCACGATCTACCGGTACGACCTGTTCGGCTCGCCCAGCCGGGCCTTCGCCGACGACTTCACGTACCACCCGCTGGGCGGCTGCGTGCTGGGGCGGGCGACCGACAACTACGGCCGGGTGAAGGGGTATTCGAAGCTGTACGTCACCGACGGCTCGCTCGTGCCCGGGTCGATCGGCGTGAACCCGTTCGTGACGATCACCGCGCTCGCCGAACGCACGATGGCGCGGGTCCTCGTGGAGGACACCGCGCCATAG
- a CDS encoding AMP-dependent synthetase/ligase, which produces MREFSLPALYEVPADGNMTDIVRRNAAQHPDVAVIARKVGGAWQDVTATAFLAEVRAAAKGLIAAGVQPGDRIGLMSRTRYEWTLLDFAIWSAGAITVPVYETSSPEQVLWILGDSGASAVLTELDTHTAAVESVRDRLPALKHLWQIEGGALEELGRLGQDVSDQTVEERSSLAKADDPATIVYTSGTTGRPKGCVLTHRNFFAECGNIVERLRPLFRTGECSVLLFLPLAHVFGRLVQIAPMIAPIKLGCLPDIKNLTDELASFRPTLILGVPRVFEKVYNSARAKAQADGKGKIFDKAADTAIAYSKALDTPSGPSIGLKIKHKAFDKLVYSKLRAVLGGRGEYAISGGAPLGERLGHFFRGIGFTVLEGYGLTETCAATTFNPWDRQKIGTVGQPLPGSVVRIADDGEVLLHGEHIFREYWNNPGATEEALADGWFHSGDIGTLDEDGYLRITGRKKEILVTAGGKNVAPAVIEDRIRAHALVAECMVVGDGRPFVGALVTIDEEFLGRWAAEHGKPADATAASLHEDADLMAAIQSAIDDGNAAVSKAESVRKFRILSSQFTEESGHLTPSLKLKRNVVAKDFAQEIEAIYAK; this is translated from the coding sequence TTGCGCGAGTTCAGCCTTCCGGCTTTGTACGAGGTCCCTGCCGACGGCAATATGACCGACATCGTCCGCAGAAACGCCGCGCAGCATCCCGACGTCGCCGTCATCGCCCGCAAGGTGGGCGGCGCCTGGCAGGACGTCACGGCCACCGCCTTCCTCGCCGAGGTGCGCGCCGCCGCCAAGGGGCTCATCGCGGCCGGAGTGCAGCCGGGCGACCGGATCGGGCTGATGTCCCGCACCCGCTACGAGTGGACCCTGCTGGACTTCGCGATCTGGTCCGCGGGCGCGATCACCGTGCCGGTGTACGAGACCAGCTCCCCGGAGCAGGTGCTGTGGATCCTCGGCGACTCGGGCGCGAGCGCGGTCCTGACCGAGCTGGACACCCACACGGCGGCCGTGGAGTCGGTGCGGGACCGGCTGCCCGCGCTCAAGCACCTCTGGCAGATCGAGGGCGGCGCCCTCGAGGAGCTCGGCCGCCTCGGACAGGACGTCAGCGACCAGACGGTCGAGGAGCGCAGCTCGCTGGCGAAGGCCGACGACCCGGCGACCATCGTCTACACCTCGGGCACCACCGGCCGCCCCAAGGGCTGTGTGCTGACCCACCGCAACTTCTTCGCCGAGTGCGGCAACATCGTCGAGCGGCTGCGCCCGCTGTTCCGTACCGGCGAGTGCTCGGTGCTGCTGTTCCTGCCGCTGGCGCACGTCTTCGGACGCCTGGTGCAGATCGCCCCGATGATCGCGCCGATCAAGCTGGGCTGTCTGCCCGACATCAAGAACCTCACCGACGAACTGGCCTCGTTCCGGCCCACGCTGATCCTCGGTGTGCCGCGCGTCTTCGAGAAGGTCTACAACTCGGCGCGCGCCAAGGCGCAGGCGGACGGCAAGGGCAAGATCTTCGACAAGGCGGCGGACACGGCCATCGCCTACAGCAAGGCCCTGGACACCCCGTCCGGCCCGTCGATCGGCCTGAAGATCAAGCACAAGGCGTTCGACAAGCTCGTCTACAGCAAGCTGCGCGCGGTTCTCGGCGGCCGGGGCGAGTACGCCATCTCCGGCGGCGCCCCGCTCGGCGAGCGGCTCGGTCACTTCTTCCGCGGTATCGGTTTCACGGTCCTGGAGGGCTACGGCCTGACCGAGACCTGCGCGGCCACCACGTTCAACCCCTGGGACCGGCAGAAGATCGGCACGGTCGGCCAGCCGCTGCCGGGTTCGGTGGTGCGCATCGCCGACGACGGCGAGGTGCTGCTGCACGGCGAGCACATCTTCAGGGAGTACTGGAACAACCCGGGCGCCACCGAGGAGGCGCTGGCCGACGGCTGGTTCCACTCGGGCGACATCGGCACCCTGGACGAGGACGGCTACCTCAGGATCACCGGCCGCAAGAAGGAGATCCTGGTGACGGCGGGCGGCAAGAACGTCGCCCCGGCCGTGATCGAGGACCGGATCCGGGCGCACGCGCTGGTCGCGGAGTGCATGGTGGTCGGTGACGGGCGGCCGTTCGTGGGCGCGCTGGTCACCATCGACGAGGAGTTCCTGGGCCGCTGGGCCGCCGAGCACGGCAAGCCCGCGGATGCCACCGCGGCGTCGCTGCACGAGGACGCGGATCTGATGGCTGCCATCCAGTCGGCGATCGACGACGGCAACGCCGCGGTGTCCAAGGCGGAATCGGTGCGGAAGTTCCGCATTCTGTCCTCCCAGTTCACGGAGGAGTCGGGCCACCTGACGCCGTCGCTCAAGCTCAAGCGGAACGTGGTGGCGAAGGACTTCGCGCAGGAGATCGAGGCGATCTACGCGAAGTGA
- a CDS encoding glycosyltransferase family 4 protein: MHKTLIVTNDFPPRPGGIQAFLHNMALRLDPERLVVYASTWKRGREGAEATAAFDAEQPFTVVRDSTTMLLPTPQATRRAVGLLREHGCTSVWFGAAAPLGLMAPALRAAGAERLVATTHGHEAGWAQLPASRQLLRRIGDATDTITYLGEYTRSRIATALSPEAASRMVQLPPGVDEKTFHPGSGGAEVRARLGLTDRPVVVCVSRLVPRKGQDTLILAMPRILAKEPEAVLLIVGGGPYEKELRKLAHATGVAASVRFTGAVPWSELPAHYGAGDVFAMPCRTRRRGLDVEGLGIVYLEASATGLPVVAGDSGGAPDAVLDGETGWVVRGGSPDQAADRITTLLGDAELRRRMGERGREWVEEKWRWDLLAEHLKKLL, from the coding sequence ATGCACAAGACGCTCATCGTGACCAACGACTTCCCGCCCCGCCCCGGCGGCATCCAGGCCTTCCTGCACAACATGGCGCTACGGCTGGATCCGGAGCGGCTGGTCGTCTACGCCTCCACCTGGAAGCGCGGCCGGGAGGGCGCCGAGGCGACGGCCGCCTTCGACGCGGAGCAGCCCTTCACCGTCGTCCGCGACTCCACGACGATGCTGCTGCCGACCCCGCAGGCCACCCGGCGCGCGGTCGGGCTGCTGCGTGAGCACGGCTGTACGTCGGTGTGGTTCGGGGCGGCGGCTCCGCTCGGCCTGATGGCGCCCGCGCTGCGGGCGGCCGGTGCCGAGCGGCTGGTGGCCACGACCCACGGCCACGAGGCGGGCTGGGCCCAGTTGCCCGCCTCGCGTCAGCTGTTGCGCCGGATCGGGGACGCGACGGACACGATCACGTACCTGGGGGAGTACACGCGCTCGCGGATCGCGACCGCCCTGTCGCCGGAGGCGGCGTCCCGGATGGTGCAGCTGCCTCCGGGCGTCGACGAGAAGACCTTCCACCCGGGCTCCGGCGGCGCCGAGGTCCGGGCCCGGCTCGGCCTGACCGACCGCCCGGTGGTCGTGTGCGTCTCCCGGCTCGTCCCGCGCAAGGGCCAGGACACGCTGATCCTCGCGATGCCCCGGATCCTGGCGAAGGAACCGGAGGCGGTGCTGCTGATCGTCGGCGGCGGCCCGTACGAGAAGGAGCTGCGCAAGCTGGCCCACGCGACCGGGGTCGCCGCCTCGGTCCGCTTCACCGGCGCGGTCCCCTGGTCGGAGCTCCCCGCCCACTACGGCGCCGGCGACGTCTTCGCCATGCCCTGCCGCACCCGCCGCCGCGGCCTGGACGTCGAGGGCCTCGGCATCGTCTACCTGGAGGCCTCGGCAACGGGTCTCCCCGTGGTCGCGGGCGACTCCGGCGGCGCTCCCGACGCGGTCCTCGACGGCGAGACGGGCTGGGTGGTCCGCGGCGGCTCCCCGGACCAGGCGGCCGACCGCATCACGACCCTCCTCGGCGACGCCGAACTCCGCCGGCGGATGGGGGAGCGGGGCCGCGAGTGGGTCGAGGAGAAGTGGCGGTGGGACCTGCTGGCGGAGCATCTGAAGAAGCTGCTGTAG